In Deferribacter desulfuricans SSM1, the following are encoded in one genomic region:
- a CDS encoding DUF456 domain-containing protein, with product MFFKTILIILQSLSIITTLFGLPGNIISLVFPLIAYLLHWITFKYFIIVLILIVLGEILEFFAGLFTTKADGLEKGTYTFSIITGIILSIFMAPFLLGIGALIGAFLGAFLGAVVFEYFKHADMNKAIKRGIAVFKGRVLGTFIKLAIGFSTVIIMGVNLF from the coding sequence TTGTTCTTTAAAACGATATTAATTATTTTGCAGTCTTTATCAATAATTACAACACTTTTCGGTTTACCAGGTAATATAATTTCTTTAGTTTTTCCATTGATTGCCTATTTATTACACTGGATTACGTTTAAATATTTTATTATCGTTTTAATATTAATTGTTTTAGGTGAAATCTTAGAATTTTTTGCAGGGCTTTTTACTACAAAAGCTGATGGACTTGAAAAAGGTACTTACACTTTTTCTATTATTACAGGGATTATATTGAGTATTTTTATGGCACCTTTTTTATTGGGTATTGGAGCTTTAATTGGTGCTTTTTTAGGAGCATTTTTAGGGGCTGTAGTCTTTGAATACTTTAAACATGCAGATATGAATAAAGCCATAAAAAGAGGTATTGCTGTTTTTAAAGGTAGAGTCCTTGGAACTTTTATCAAACTAGCTATAGGTTTTTCTACAGTAATTATAATGGGTGTAAATCTATTTTAA
- a CDS encoding permease, whose translation MKNNLIIPSIIMASLAIFLIILAYFNKEASVAKGFNISFNMFKNMLLLLVFAFIIAGFVQVLVPKEFIVKFFGEGSGLKGIVAAAIAGALTPGGPYVSFPLALSLMEKGASIGAMISFVTAWSIWGVARLPLEIGILGLKFTVLRVVSTIFFPILAGIIANFINGLLK comes from the coding sequence ATGAAAAATAATCTGATTATACCTTCAATTATCATGGCATCATTGGCAATATTTTTAATTATTTTGGCATACTTTAATAAAGAAGCATCTGTTGCCAAAGGTTTTAATATCTCTTTTAATATGTTTAAAAATATGTTACTGCTTCTTGTTTTCGCATTTATTATTGCAGGCTTTGTGCAGGTATTAGTTCCAAAAGAGTTTATTGTAAAATTTTTTGGAGAAGGTTCAGGTTTAAAAGGTATAGTTGCTGCAGCAATTGCTGGAGCCCTTACTCCAGGTGGCCCTTATGTTAGTTTCCCTTTAGCTCTTTCACTTATGGAAAAAGGGGCTTCTATTGGAGCAATGATATCTTTTGTGACAGCGTGGTCAATATGGGGTGTTGCAAGACTCCCTCTTGAAATAGGGATTTTGGGATTAAAATTTACCGTATTAAGAGTTGTAAGTACAATATTTTTCCCAATTTTAGCAGGAATTATTGCAAACTTTATAAACGGCTTGTTAAAATAG